A segment of the Triticum urartu cultivar G1812 chromosome 1, Tu2.1, whole genome shotgun sequence genome:
GGGAGTCACTAACAAACAGAACATGGCTGCTGCAAAGTCACACATGACGAAAGAGGGGCCAGAAGAGGTGGAGTTCACGCACTGCGCGCCCAGCATCGTTGCGAGGCTGATGGGTCTCGAGACCGTGCCGAGGTCCAAGAAGGTTCTTGACCGGTGCCAGAGTGACATCCAGAGCAACCCACGGCTGAAGTTATCCGGACGTGCTGAGGAAGTGGCCCGGGTTTCATGCGAGGATCGGCCATGTCGGAGCAGCGGCGATGAGCTGCCGGAACTGAAGGATGTTTTCGAGGTGACCGAGATGGAGAACATGGCGACGCGCAAGGCGCTGCAGTCAGGCAAGGAGATGCCACGCCCAAGAAGCAACGATGCCGATCTGGAGTTCGTGAGGCAGAAGTTCTTGGATGCAAAGCGCCTTTCCACCGACGAAGGCCACAGGAATTCTAAGGAGTTTGGTGAGGCACTTGAGATACTGTACTCCAAGAAGGATGTTTTCCTTGAAATCCTTCAGGAGAGCAGTGTTGCCTTGTCAGGGTTCCCAGGGCACATCCTTGGTTACAGTGGTTCGCAGTGCTACCCCCATGGAAGCAATGGTGCTGGTGCGCAATCGTTTGGGCAGGACAACCTTTGCAGAATGGAAGTTGACAGTGAGTCCGAGGGTCCTCTTTCTAGTGTGCATCTCGAAGAAACTTCACATGTGCCACTGGAGCATTCGGCACCAAAAGGGAGCAGGCGTTCACGGAGGCCCTCGCAAATTGTTGTTCTGAAACCAGACCCTCAGAGGAGAAGTTCGACACCGGTTTTAGCAAGCCAAGAAACATCGCAGTTTGGTCAGTGGACTGGTGCGCGATGGTTGAAGCCGCCACGCCATAGTACGCATAAGCAAGATGGCATACATTCTATGGCACATGGCAGTGTCCAAGTTTCAGAGCCAGAAGGAGATACACCTGAACAGAAGCTTAGAATACAAACCTCTAGAAGAGGTAGCAGGAAGAAACCATCTGAGAATGAGTGCTACCTTGGAGTTGGCTGTCAAAGGGAAAAGGCTGCTTCCACTTCTCATGATGAGACTTCGTCAATTTCTTCATCCACGCATTCTGCTGGATCATCGGTGAGCAGAAAGGCCAGAAAGCACCTCTCTGAAAGATGGCAAATGGCCTGCCAATCCAAAGCTGAAAATCCAGTTCCTACTGATACAAGAACATTAGGTGAGATGCTTGAACTCACTGCTAGAGATGCAACGAAAGTAACCACCCAAAAGCGTTTGTCAGATTCAAACACCAATTCCAGTAATGCGCAAGAGATGCCGGCCAGCCCTCTTGGTATTAGCAGCAAAGATGGTTGGAAGACAGGGATTTACCGTGGCGATAATTCAAGAAGTGGCATATCAAGGAATTTTCCCAGGTCCAAGTCTCTCCCAACCTCATCTACCACTATTGCAAAATTACCGGGCAGGAGGCGCTCTGCACCTAACTTGCCCATTCTGAAGGATATATTGAATACACCCACTGATGATACTGGGAATGGACTTCTCAGGAAGAGGTTACCAATCAGAAAAGCCAAGCAGAATGGGCGAGTTATCGTTCATGTAGGAAAGGAAAATATGCTACCTGAGAAAGAGATTTATGTAACTTCAGAGAGAACAAGACACAGTATCTGCACTTCTGATCTACCCAGGACAAGCAACACATATAATGAGCATCCAGGTGATGTTATCAGTACTGAGGATCACACAGCAATTGATTTGGCTATTCCACATGAGGATGTGCAAAATTTGAAAGGTCAGGCAGGGTGGAAAGAGCAAAAGCTAGCAACACCGTTACCAGAGGCAGAAGACATAGTAATTCATGATCAGGATATCATAACATTGAAGGTACACAATACATTGCAATTTTTTTGTTATTTATTACTACCTCTGTTCATTCATATAAGATGTTTTGGCAGTTCAAATTAAACTgccaaaacgtcttatattaatgaacagagggagtattaagtaatctGCTACATTATTCTGTTGTCAATGTTAGTTTGTCCAGAACTGTAAGCTCTGTTATGAAATGTTCAGTTTTGAGACTACTACTATCTAATTATCAAAACTGTAACATTTGGTTTCAGGAGGTGAAAAGCCAACTAATGGAGAGTGACATTGCTGAAATTGATCACCAAGCAGTAAAGTCTGCTTATTCTGTAAGCGCTGAGAGCTGCGAATGCTCAAGTCCAACTGCTTCATCGCAACAAAGTTCTGGAGAAGAGTCTACTTATTCTGGAATCTTCAAAAGTGTCAATGATGGTATTCAAGGCAAGCATACCAAAATCAAGTCTGACTCTTCTGCACTTAATATGATTTATATTCTTGTCAGTAATCTTTTATTCCCATTTCATCTCATAAATGCAGGACTCAGAGCTCAACTTAAGATGCTGAAGATGGGCGACCAAGTTGATACACGCGAAGATGATTCGGATGCATACTCGAGCGATGAGTGCGACGATACAGACATTTCAGATTACCAGGTGAAGGAAGAGCAGCTACCCATATTTAAGGATGAGGAGGACAGGGACTGCACTTATGTCCAGGAGATGCTTGGCACTGCGTGTGGCTTTCCAGTCTACCCAGAGCAGTGGCAGTTCAGCTCAGATGTGTTCGTATGGCTGGAAAACAAGTACAGCAAGCTGCTCCTGTGGTCGAAATCAGACAGGAAGCTTCTTTTCGATCTCGTTAACTCAATCTTAGCTGATATGACGGCTCCCGGCAGCAGCCTATGTTCAAAAATCATGATGAACTCCTGGCCTCAAATGGATTGGAGAAAGTTAGCTGAAAATGTCTGGCGAACGGCAGTATTCATGCGAAGGAGCCATCAGCCATTTGATCTGGACAGTGTCGAGCCTTTGCCCCTGGACCATCACCCTGAACTTGAAATGTTCGGAGCAGACATTGCTGAAATGATACGTGACGACATTCTGGAAGAGCTTGTGGCCGAACTCGCGTCGCATATCAACTGACACCCTAAGGCTGTGACCTGTAGTGGTTGAGATATTTGACCAGGTAATGTACATAGCCTGCTGCAAATTACTTATTTGCGAGTCGGGTTACTACGATGTAGGATTTGGGGGAGATGGCCTCATGTAGAACATATGGACTCTATGTATGCTCATGGAATTTCCCCTGCTGTTGCATTAACTCCTTTATTCATGCTTCCATTACAAAATTTCCCATAGTTTTTCCTTCATTTTGGATTTAAATCTGAGATTGGATGCTGCCTTGGTCCCATTCACAGCATGACGGTAATGATCCAGTTGAGCACACTATCCAAGAGGAAAACGCAAACATTCTGATTTTTTATCCTTGTTTGGTGCATTATTTGTAGGTGTAACAAGTGATCCAGTTTTCCTTTGATCTTTTTGTTTCATTTCATTCTTGTTTGTCATTTGAATACAATGTTACTCAGTTCAGTTACAAGGCCAAAATAAGAAGTGAATACAAAATCTGAGCCAATGCTGTTTACTGACAGAAGGCACATTATTATGGTTCTAAGCTAATGTAGCCCCAGATTAAGGCTGGAACAGTAGCGCCATGACCACAAGTTATCAAAGCTAGCCATAACTTGTTTCTTGCCCTCAACAGTATCCTAACATTCATGAACTGAGCACACATGTACATAAAAAGGTACACTCATGTTAATAACCGAGTCCTTCGCAGAATTGTTCAAACGATGGTGAGAATGTGGATGTCTCGGGTGCATATGCATAGTAGTAGGCACAGGGGCAGAAACATAAGCATACACTGACCTTCTGTTCTGTGCATATCACCAATTCCCCGATACCTACCATGCCTACAAATATATCTTTGTTGCTGTATGACCCGTGTAGCTAGATCCATCGGCTCCTATACCAGAAGACATTCACCATGGGTCTGGTGCTGTGAATACAATTGCAAACGATGGAAGCAGAGCCAAATGTTAGATGGTCGCTTAAATAGCATTGGCATGGCACTCATTAGTATACCGTGCGTTCCTTATAAGAGTACTGCATCAAGTGGAGAAAATATCTTCTGTACAATACAACTATAGTGATAAATTATATACGTTCAGTACAGTCACAGATCATGTATCTCTACGGATGCAGAGGGAGACCGAGTGGGCCTAGCTTTTTGATAAAGTAGTTGAGTCAATAAACCTCGCATCAAGACGATACAACTGCAATGAGTTCATGCTGGACCTCTGCATGGAAAGATGCACACATCCCAAACCATTTAGCTGATTTTGTTTTCAATAGAAGGAATTTTTAGTGACCCAAAGCATCGTATCAAATTAATACACATAAGAATAACTAACCAGTCTATGTATATAGCAGTAAACTAGACTATGAAATTTGCACACATCTACATCGCGATCATCACCAACCAACTCGATCAAGACAAAAGTAATCACTCAACGAGTCTATTTGTCAATCTTAGTACCAACTATGAGCACCACATAAGCCCATAATCCATATAGTTATTATCAAATGGAAATACCGATGTGACTAGGCCCATTAGATAATCCACTGTATTTTGAAGTGGGAGGGGATTAACAAAATGCAAGACACAAATGAAAATTTGAATAAACCTCAGTAGATCCATTTTCTCTCTATAAATAGTACATAGTTGGTTCAAGAAAGCATTTTATGGTTATTTTCCTGATCTAAATATATGTATTCAAATATCATTGATACTTTTTTTCCTGTTAAAGTACTTTAGAACTCTTATGAAAATATTTCAGTCGAAATGGCCACCCCTCCATGATAAATTCACAAGAAACATCTGTCTCTGCCAGAAGATCCAAGATCCCAATCTCCAAAAAAAGCTTAGATGCCTCATGCCGGCACCAGAGGATGCACCAACATGATGGAGAAGAGGCCGCAACACCAAACTGCAAAGCGAAGCCACTGCCACGGGCCACATCAACAAACCCTAATCTCACGCATTCCACTTCAATTTTCAACTTAATGGACAAAAGTGAACCTATGGCGCAAGTGTACAAACTCCTATTGTAATATTCTCCTTTTTCCACTACAAATGCTATTATTAGATTACATGTACCGAGGATGCAGAGGAAGGAGGGACCAACAACTGTGGTCATGTTGTGTGCTTGCATCAGCCCACTCTAGTTGAAACAGTAAAATTTGGTTATGCACAATCAATTGCTCCTTGCAAGAATTTTTGGCACAAGATACATGGCACTACATGGTTCTTGTTAGAGATGAAATGAGAATTGTACCTTATTCAGATTTTTTTTTGCGGGAACCTTATTCAGATTGACAATAGATATGAAAAGAAATAAATATAGTTTTGCGATTCAACTATTTTAATTGTTTCCTTTCAGCTCCATCCAAGGCCGGACAGTTGAATGTCAGTATTTCTAGATTTATTTAGGCCTTGGGTATTTGTTTTTACGGTGCATAATGTGTATCAAGATATATAGTTGTCGCAATTCGGATTTGAACAAATTTACTGATGCAATATGATTGCTAGGATTTGCTGAAATGCCTACACACTCTTGTTTAGTAGGTTCTTTGTTTCCCCTTTTGCTATGCAAATTGGTCTATCATCTGATTCACAGAACTGCAATTTTTCGTTTCTTTGTGGTTGAACACCAATAGCAGTTTCTCAGATTTCATGTCAGATATCGCGTATTACTACAAATAGTATTCTATGATGTATCAAATATATTTCCCTATGTTCTAAAATTCTCACAGCAACATGCGAGGCATCATCCAATTAAACAAAGAGTGAATTCCATTTTTACCCCCTATTTTGCCATTTTTGACACTAATTACCCCATTTAGCGGGATTTCATCCGCTTTACCCATTTCGCAGAAGTATTGCCACAATTTACCCAGTTTAATTTTTTTGAGTGTTCTGACCGATGGATCCCAATTGTAGGTCCAGCCGGGATGCCACATCGGCCTATTTTTTATTCCTTATAGTTTTTCTGCACGTCGAACCGCATTGCCGAGCTTCTCTAGACCGGTCAGGCTTGATATGAGTGCACCAAGAGCAGCTCGCCAGCGCCCCGATGGCCAAATCACCCAGGTCAGGCTGCACCACACTGGCCTTCATTATTCATGACATGCATCGCTCGCATTCCAATCGTTAGGATGGGGTAGGACGACGTAGGCGACGAGCGGCAGGCAAGACATCAAGGTGTGGCTGATGTCGATTGTAGGAGTGAGTGGCAGCCTGTACGAGAATCTTCTCCCCTTGGCTGTATCCTCTATTTCTTGCCTCCGGTGGTTAGGTTATTTGTGGCTATATTTTCTGTCAGTCTGGGATGCATATTAGATGGGCTTAGTCTATTCGTTTCCTGTTCAGAGAAGTATTGTGATGAGATGAGTGTACTTGATCAGGGTGACATGTTCTTATTGAATAAATTATAGGAGAAATTGTTACTGATATAATCTGAAATCATGTATGTTTTTCTTTGGTATTATCATACATGACCTTAAATATGGGTAATTTGTGGATCAGATAAAAAGTTGTGTaaatatactactccctccgttcctaaatacttgtctttctagacatttcaaatgactactacatacggatgtatgtagacatattttagagtgtagattcactcattttgctccgtatgtagtcacttgttgaaatgcctagaaagacaagtatttaggaacggagggagtacttcatTAACTCTGTTGCATGCGTCTCCATCGAGCCCGATTGGTCGGGAGAAGCTAGGCGATGCGGTTCTGTGTGCAGAAAAACCCACCGACGTGGCATGAAAAGCTAGACCTGGCAATCGGGACCCGTCGGTCAGAACACTAAAAAAAATTAAACAGGGTAAATTGTGGCAATACTTTTGCGAAATGGGGTAAAACAGATGAAATCCCGTTAAATGGGGGTAATTAGTGTAAGAAATGTCAAAATAGGGGTACAAACCGGAATTCACTCTTAAACAAAAGTGGAAGTCTAGTAATGTGTCAAGATGGGCTCTAACAGGGGAAAGTGGCATCGGGCTGTACACTATGTTGTTTCATTGTTGCAGCAAGGGGCTGTTCTCTAGGGTCGCATAACCGAGATGCTTTTTTTCTTTAAGACCGGTGAAGCGATGCAAGAAGATGCTGAAGCAGCGTCACTGATCTTATCTTCCACATGCGTTTATTAAAGAGAGGAGTATGTTTTAGGTGCTCCCTGGGGTGTCCTATGTTGGGACTGCTTTATGATAGgactttttgatgttctcaatCTTTCTGGTGGATCTGCTTTATGAACATCACATGCTTTTGACCTTGCTTCCGTAGGGTGTCACCTAGGCTGTATTACGGTTCTAGGGTTGTATTCCCGTTATTCTGGACATGCTGGTGTCCTGGATTTGTTTTCTATAAAAAGTAGGGATGAATGCCTTTAGTCTAAAACAGGGAACAAAGCATCGGAAATTCGTAGCGTCACCCACCTTTCTAGCGTGCTCGGCCACAGGATTGTCTCATGATCCATAAAGTCGATGGATTCAGCACGAGGCCACACCAAATTTAAGCTTTAGGTTATGAAACATGTGTTTTTTTGCTGTTCTTTGTATCAAGTTTCAGCAGCTAAAACTTAAGGAAAATTTTAAAACCCGTCAAAAACGTATTCAATTCGAAACCCCTCATCGCAAAAAAAACATGAATATGAAACGAAGGTTAATTTGGACTTCCGCTTTGAAAGATATGAAAGATTGAAAACGAAAAGCCAAAGAAAAATAGGGCCGGTGCCTCCACACATGGGTGCCACAGGTACTCCTCTTCCAACAAAGCATGCATCGCTGAGGCCGCGATGTATGCGGTGAGCGTTTACGTGACCCGGAGAGTGAAGGTACGTTCATATAAGATTCAATCAAATTACAGTGAGATTTAATATTTTATTTTATGTGCGAGACACGGTGGACGCACAAAACGCACCACATTTACTTGTGGATCAACACGCACCTGTGACACCTGTGAGTGGACATCTTCTCCCAATGCAACGCTAATGTGGCCATAAACAAAATTTGCTTTCTCAGGATATCTCGGATTTCCGGATGCCTTCCATGCCTATCAACATCTCTGGGTTTTTGCACCTATGTAGCTATCTCCCTCGTAAACAAAGACGCTTGTCATGGAGGCCAGTGTTAGTGAATAGAACTACTATTGGTTGAGGTAGAGCCGAGTGCTAGCTAGTCACTTAAATAGTATTGACACGAGCTATGCTCTGCTTATAAGGGATTGACCTTGGACCGTATAACCACACAAGCCATTCAGATATCGTGCATTAATTTGCATATCGTAAAGCTGAGACGGCTTGAACCCTGTAGATATGTGCAGGATACATATACAAGATAAACTGGGATCTAGTCTCTGTTGCTAAAAATATTATCTACTTACTAATTGGAGACTCCATGTTATCTCAAGGAAACAAAACAATAGAAAATATTCAGGCCTTCTATCTCAATCACCGACAGCTCATACACAATACATACATTTTTTTTTTGCCATTTTTCTGTTGTCAATGTTAGTTTGTCAAGAACTTTAAACCCTGTTATGAAATGTTCAGTTTTGAGGCTACTACTATCTTCTCATTAACAAAACTGTAACATTTGGTTTCAGGAGGTGAAAAGCCAATTAATGGAGGGCGACATTGCTGAAATTGATCACCAAACAGTAAATTCTGCACATTCTGTAAGTTGTGAAAGTTGCGAATGCTCAAGTCCAACTGCTTCATCACAACAGAGTTCTGGAGAAGAGACTGCTTATTCTGGAATCTTCAAAAGCGTAAACGATGCTATTCAAGGCAAGCATACCAAAACAAAATCAGACTCTTCTGTACTTAATATGATTTATTATATTCTTATTATTAATCTTTTATGAGTCCCGCTTCGATACAACCCCCTCACAAAACATATAAAGGGTAATATGGACTTTTCATAATTTATATCTACTTTTGTATGTAATGTATATGCCTGGCAGCTCAGTTGGGCCGGCCCGTTTACGGTGGGGCATGCGATGAAAAATAGCGAAATAGGATAGCACAAGCTGTGAATCAAACCCACAACCACCTAAAACATTAGCTGCTTCCACCGCCACTTAGTCAGCATGTCTTTGGTGAACGGTGTAAAGCTAGACACATTAAGTAATGGACGGGCTGGGAATTTTAAAAAGATTTTAGGAACACTTTGTGAACCGGTCCTTTTTCCATaatttctttttatttatttattttcttttcctgTTATGTTTCTTCTTTCTTATTTCAAAAAATTGTCAAGCTTTTAAATTTTTTGAACAAGTTTCACAAAGAATAATAAAGTTCAAAAATAGAAAAATGAATTGACAGAAagagaagaaaaacaaaaataattGCAACGAAAAAATGCTTAGGCCCTAGAAAACAATAAATGCCTTGAGAAAATCTTAGTATATTTGAAACAATATCCttaaatttgaaaaaaatatttgtgttttaaaataagGCTCACCAAGTTGAAAAAGTGTTTACATTTTTTTTAAAATGTTCAGAAATTGAAAAACTGTTCATGTTTTCAAgaaaatgttcataaatttgatAAATTATTCGTCTTTTAAAAAAATGTCTGCAGTTTCAGAAAAATGTTTACAATTCTGAAAAAGTGTTcttaaaattttaaaaatattcagaAAATCAAAGTAATTTTCATAAAAAGGCTCGGAAATTGGAAAAAGAACCGCGTTtccaaaagaagttcaaatttttgaatttttttcatatttttaaaaatatttttcaaaaaatattcCAAAAGAGAAAACACATTAGTTTTTTTGAGCTATAAAAAACACTTTAGCTAGAATGTCCGGCCCAGTTGTACAGTACCAATTTTGATCTGCTATAGTATTTCTAATAAAAAAAACTCCTACAGTACGATCGCTTCTAGGTGATAAGGCACCGGGCTACATGTGTATCAACAAATCGTGATAGTTCTGGTGGCTATTAGCAATTTCAAAACCCGTGGAGGTCCTGTGTTCGATGCATAATAGGCGCCCTACTTTTATGGATTACATACTCATCAATGTGCCGGCCCAAGGCGGACTCAGAACGTGACACATCTCCGCGACGCGGCTCCAGGCAGCAGCCTGTGTTCAAAAATCATGATGAAATCATGGCCTAAAATGGATTGGAGGAAGTTAGCTGAGAATGTCTGGCAAACGGCACTACTCATGAGAAGGAGCTATCATCCATTTGATTTGGACAGTGTTGAACCATTGCCGGTGGACCATCACCCTGAACTTGAAATGTTCGGAGCAGACATTGCTGAAATGATGCGTGACGACGTTCTGGATGAGCTTGTGGCCGAACTCGTGTGGCATATCAACTGAAACTCTAGGGCTATGACCTGTAGTGGTTGAGATATTTGACCAAGTAATGTACATAGCCTGCTGTAAATTACTTACTTTTTTTTGCGAGGTAGCAAATTACTTACTTGCGATTTGGGGGATTTTGACCAAGTAATGTACATAGCCTGCTGTAAATTACTTACTTTTTTTTGCGAGGTAGCAAATTACTTACTTGCGATTTGGGGGATTTGACCAAGTAATGTACATAGCCTGCTGCAAACTCTAGGGTTACTACAATGTAGGATTTGGGGTAGATGGCTTCATGTAAAACATATGGACTCTATGTATGCTGGTGGAATACTTCCCCTGCTGTTGCATTAATTAACTCCTTTATTCACGCCTCTATTATAAAATTTCCCATAGTTTTTCCTTCATTTTGGATTTAAATCTGAGATCGGATGCTGCCTTGGTCCCATTCACAGCATGACGGTAATGATCCAGTTGAGCACACTATCCAAGAGGAAAACACAAACATTCTGATTTTTTTATCCTTGTTTGGTGCATTATTTGTAGGTGTAACAAGTGATCCAGTTTTCCTTTGATCATTTAGTTTCATTTCATTCTTGTTTGTTATTTTGTAACAAGTGCATACAATGTTCAATGACTTGTTTCAGTTACAAGGCCAAGATAAGAGGCGTGCGGATAGGGAATCAATATAGCGCGAGCGCCATACTTTGGCCTTTGCCGTTCTCCTCTCGAAGCGACTTTTTCCAGCGACCTACGACTTATTTCACAGCAGTAGCATACGTATACCATATACGTTGGATTTCTGGCCGGAAAACAAGGTAGGGCAAGCGCCATACCCTACCTAGTGTAGCAGTAGCAACAGGGGCGCTAACATAACCGTAAACTCATCTTCCAGTCTGTGAATATCAACAATTGCCCGATACCTACCGTGCCTACCAATATGTGTTTGTTCTTTATGACCCGAGTAGCTAGATCCATTGTCTCCTATACCAAAAGGCATTCACGACATGAGTCTATTGCTGGGAGTAGAATTGCTAGTGATGGAAGCATAGCAAGTGCTAGATGGTCGCTTAAATAGCATTGGCATGACACTCGTCAGCATAATGTGCGCTCCTTACAAGAGTACTGCAGAAAATCTTTTCGGTACATCACAACTTTTATGATAAATTATCTACGTGCTGCACAGATCATGTGTCTCTATTGATGCATTCAGACAAAGAGGGCGTAGCTATTCTGAGTAAAAGAAACTGACTGAAACGTCACATTAAGACTATACAACTGCAATGAGTTCATGCCCGACCACTGCATGGCAGGATGCACACATCCCAAATCAGATAGCTGATTTTTTTTGATAGGAGTTTTTAGTGGCAGCATCATATCAAACTAATACACATAAGAATAACTAACTAGTTATGTACAGGGTAGTGAACTAGACTACGAAATTTGCACACATCAAGACAAAAGTCATCACTCAATGAGTCTCTAGTCGTCAACCTTAGTACCAACCATGACCACTACATAAGCCATATAGTTATTATCAGATGGAAAGATCGATGCAACTAGGCTCAATAGATAATCCACTGAATTTTCAAGTGGGATAGGATTACAGACATGCAACACACAAATACAAGTTTGAATAAACCTCAATGAGATCGATTCTCtctctaaaaataatatataattaGTCCATGAGAGCATTTTATGGTTGTTTTGGTGATCTTAATATATATATCTGAATCTCATTGATAATTTTTTTCCCTGAAGTCCTTCAGAACTCCTATGAAAATAGTCAAGTTGAAATGGCCCTCTCTCCATGATAAATTCACAAGAAACATTTGTCGCTGTCGGAAGATCCAAGATCCCAAACTCCAAAAACGCTTTACATGCCCCATGCTAGCACAGGAGGATGCACCAACGTGATGGAGAAGAAGCCTGAGCACAAAACTGCAAAGGGAAGCCACCGTCATTGCCACACCAACAAACCCTGCAAATGATAACCTCACCCACTCCACTTCAATTTTCAACTTAATCGACAAAAGTGAACTTACGGTTCAGGTTTACGGACTCCTAGTATAATTTACTATTTTCCCCACTACGAATGCTATTATTCAATATGAAATAAATAATTTGTGATTCAACTATTTTAATCGTTTCCTTTCAGCTCCATCCAAGCTCTTGATTTTAGTTAGGCCCTGGGTATTGTTTTCACGGTGCATAATGTATATCATGACATATAGTTGGTGCATTTCGGATCTGGACAAATATGCCGGTGCAATATGATTGCTAGGATTTCCTGAAATACCTATACGCCCTTGTTTAGTTGGGTCTTTGTTTCCCCTTTGCCATGCAATTTGCTCTATCATCTGATTCAGAGATTTTTTTTGTTTCGTCGTGGTTGAATACGGGTAGCTGTTTCTCATATTTCATCTCATCTATCATGTAGTACTACAAATAGTCTTCAATGATATATCAATTCTATTTCTCTATGTTCTAAAATTTTCGTAGAAACATGCAAGATAACTTCAAATTGAACAAAAAGAAATGTCCAATAATATGTTAGATGGGCGTGAATCAACCTGGCAGTCCGGTCGGGTTTGCTCGGGTCGAGCTTTCTCAGACCCACGCCCGATTATTATACGGGTGCATTGTCTGCCCACGACCCTGCCCATGGGTAGAGAAAGAGACCCACGCCCGTACCCGACGGGTCACCCGACCCAACAGGGCACCCATCGGGTCTAATATTTTAATCTACTACCCGTATAAAAGCATGAGAAGGCGGAGAACCAAATTATTTGCACCGTTTAATAAGAGTAATCCAATG
Coding sequences within it:
- the LOC125544626 gene encoding uncharacterized protein LOC125544626, with amino-acid sequence MLRGGAGPRGGGGAAAASSAARPPRCPHPRPAPRRARATAGGLEPKGVAVSVLEDPVVSSVEESSFTFEFKRGSKRARKGMPPAEVHRGKENWHGEGVTNKQNMAAAKSHMTKEGPEEVEFTHCAPSIVARLMGLETVPRSKKVLDRCQSDIQSNPRLKLSGRAEEVARVSCEDRPCRSSGDELPELKDVFEVTEMENMATRKALQSGKEMPRPRSNDADLEFVRQKFLDAKRLSTDEGHRNSKEFGEALEILYSKKDVFLEILQESSVALSGFPGHILGYSGSQCYPHGSNGAGAQSFGQDNLCRMEVDSESEGPLSSVHLEETSHVPLEHSAPKGSRRSRRPSQIVVLKPDPQRRSSTPVLASQETSQFGQWTGARWLKPPRHSTHKQDGIHSMAHGSVQVSEPEGDTPEQKLRIQTSRRGSRKKPSENECYLGVGCQREKAASTSHDETSSISSSTHSAGSSVSRKARKHLSERWQMACQSKAENPVPTDTRTLGEMLELTARDATKVTTQKRLSDSNTNSSNAQEMPASPLGISSKDGWKTGIYRGDNSRSGISRNFPRSKSLPTSSTTIAKLPGRRRSAPNLPILKDILNTPTDDTGNGLLRKRLPIRKAKQNGRVIVHVGKENMLPEKEIYVTSERTRHSICTSDLPRTSNTYNEHPGDVISTEDHTAIDLAIPHEDVQNLKGQAGWKEQKLATPLPEAEDIVIHDQDIITLKEVKSQLMESDIAEIDHQAVKSAYSVSAESCECSSPTASSQQSSGEESTYSGIFKSVNDGIQGLRAQLKMLKMGDQVDTREDDSDAYSSDECDDTDISDYQVKEEQLPIFKDEEDRDCTYVQEMLGTACGFPVYPEQWQFSSDVFVWLENKYSKLLLWSKSDRKLLFDLVNSILADMTAPGSSLCSKIMMNSWPQMDWRKLAENVWRTAVFMRRSHQPFDLDSVEPLPLDHHPELEMFGADIAEMIRDDILEELVAELASHIN